In Deltaproteobacteria bacterium, the genomic window AGCATAAGGGAATATTATGAAGCAGGTCTTCAAAGCTGGCCTGACCGGACCCTCTTCCCTATCTTTCAGCGTTTCTTTTCTGAAGAACAACTTAACAGGTTTACGAGTAAGCTTGTCCTAAAGATGAAACTGCCTGCAAAGTCCTTCAATGTTTTAGCCGGGAAATTCGGATTAAAAGAATTTAAGAATTTTATAGAAGTTTTAGAGGGGGATTATACCCTTCTGGCCGATATTCCTGAATGGGTCGGGTTTTCTAAAGTTCGTCCCAAGATTCATTATATCGGTCCGCTGCCGCTCAGGTTAAATAGAGAGATTCCCCGGGAAATAATCAATATCCCCAAAGATAAGCCCATTGTTTATTTCGCCATGGGAAGCTCCGGCAAAAAAAGACTTATTGCAGATATAATAGAAGGATTCAGGGATAAACCTTACCGTGTCATTGCGCCGGTTGAATCACATATAAAAGAAATGGATGTCCAAATCCCGGATAACGTAATAGTCACCGGCTTTTTGCCCGCCCATAGGGTTAACCCAATGGCAGATATATCGGTTATACATGGCGGCCAGAATACGGTTATGAACGCCTGCCTGTCAGGAACTCCCATAGTCGGTATAGGAATGCATCCTGAACAACAAGCCAACCTCGATGCATGCGTAAGAAAAGGATTTGCCGTTCGCTTAAACAAGAAAAGAGTCACCACCTCAGCTATATTTGAAGCAATTGACAAACTGCTTCACGATGATAGAGCTAAAGAAGAAGTAATAAAATTTCAGCAGGAGCTTGTAAAATGGGATGGCCCGGCTAATGCTGCAAAGTTCCTTCACGAGACTTTTGGATAATAAAAAACAAGCTTACAATAGAGGAGGGCAAGTATGAATATGCTCAAGAGAAAAGGACTCGCCTTCTGGGTGCTGCAAGGCCCCGGCTGGCTTCTACTTATCTATCTGGTTATTGCTCAGGGTATGGCCGCATTCAGCTATGACCTGGGTGTGGCGATGGGTACTCAGGAATCGGCAGAGACAATCACTGAAGTGGGCGCGGCCTTTTGGTATGGTTTTGCGCTGGGGGACCTATTAATCTACATCCCCATTTTAATTGCAGGACTCATCGGCCATATACTGGGTAAGCAATGGGGCAACATTGGGCTTGCCGCAGCACTGGGGATTACCATTTATTGGCCCATAGTCTGCCTTGCAGCAATGGTCGATGCACGAGACGCCGCCGGATGGCACCTCACCAGCGAGATCGAGTATTGGGTTGTATGTCTTTTGATCGCAGCCTGGGGAGCATGGGCTCTCATATACCTCCTGAAAGAGTCCTCACATGCTTGAATATATTCCAACTCAAATCTGGCTGAAGGAATATCCCATCCGTTATGCGGGAACAAGGTTTAACTCCCGTATGACTCTAATCCGCCTGCAAAGCGGCGCTTTGATGCTCCACTCTCCCTGTGAAATCGATGCATCGACAAAGGCTGAAATCGAGACACTGGGCAAGGTCGAATTTATTATCGCCCCCGGTTCATATCACTATTTCCATGTTGCCTCGGCGCAAGCTGCCTTTCCCGAAGCTGCAACCTTTATCTGCCCCGGTGTTGAGAAAAAAAGACGGGAACTTCATTTTGACGGGATACTGGGTGACCAAAGCGATCCGAGATGGAAGGAGGATTTTGAGCAGGTTCTCGTCCGGGGGAATAAATATATTTGGGAAGTTGCTTTTTATCATATCCCCAGCAAAACGCTCATTCTCGTCGATGTGCTTGAAAACATTACAGACAAAACAGAGGGAATAAACTGGCTATTAAAGTTCTGGTGGAAAGTGGTATTCCGCATGTGGAACAATCCCAAACCGGCACCCGAATATCAGCTGGGATGGAAAGATAAAAAAGCGGCAGGGGAATCGCTCAGGCAAATCCTCGATTGGGATTTCAAGAGAATTATTCTTGCTCATGGTGATCTTGTTGAAGAGAATGCTAAGGGAATGCTGATTGCTGCGTGGAAAGGTCTATTAAGGAGCCATGTAGCTAAGACCACACAGGAGCAGTCAGAAAAACACATAGCATAGTAAAATAAGAGTCTTTATTATTCCAATCCTGCAATATTTCTGATTCGCTCAATCAGTAAGGGCAGGCGTGCCTGCCCTGCCGCATCTGGTGGCAGGTGACCCGGCAGGGCATGGAGAAAATCAGGGATATTCAATAAAACAGAAAAGTTCTCTTTCAGGTAGTCCCTCAACTCATTATCATCTTGGAGAATCTCTCCAATTAATTCCCTACGCCCATCAATAAGTGAAACAATATCCTCCATATCATGGCTCGCCATATAGTCACCCCCGCCTCTGCCGTAAAAGGCCTCCAGTTTGGTAGCCAAAAAGTAAGGGGCCGTTACAAGCCTGATTGTATGGCCCGAGGGGAGCGTTCTCTCCGCTGATTTCTCAATGGCGGGACCGTACCAGCGGTTGCTGAATCCAAGGATTCCGGCATCTGTGGGCATGACGTCCAGTAAAATTCCCCCCGAAATCCACCTGCAAAGAGGCGCATCCTCAGAGGTATCCTCCAAAAAACCTCTTTCTCTCAACTTTGCACACAATCTGTAATAATCATTCCTGGAGGTAAGCTCCGTAATGACATCCACGTCTCTTGTAAAACGGGCTTGTGCCGAGGCAGGGTCTGTAACAAGTAGAGGTGTTGCACAACCGCCAAGAAATACCATATCGGCAACTATTGGCCCCAACTGTTTAACAGCCAATAAAAGAATTTCCAGGTTGGGATTACTGCTGCCTGTCATACCTCTTTGAGCCTCTTTTCCAGTTCCTTGACGGCAATCTCTCTCTCCCTTGCTCTGCCACCCCTAATACCGTCAACAAGCACAAGCAATTCATAGAGTGCCCTGTCGTTTCTTGCCGCATAGGGGACTGATTTATAAAGAGGTGAAAAAGAAACACCTCTCACCTCCCCCTCGGCGTCGGGCCAAACATAAGGGAGCTCTTCACCCTGGGTAATAATCCCGGAAAGAGGGGGTGCAGAAAAACCGGTGGGCAGCCCCCTTGTAAGCTCACCCAA contains:
- a CDS encoding DUF4336 domain-containing protein, with the translated sequence MLEYIPTQIWLKEYPIRYAGTRFNSRMTLIRLQSGALMLHSPCEIDASTKAEIETLGKVEFIIAPGSYHYFHVASAQAAFPEAATFICPGVEKKRRELHFDGILGDQSDPRWKEDFEQVLVRGNKYIWEVAFYHIPSKTLILVDVLENITDKTEGINWLLKFWWKVVFRMWNNPKPAPEYQLGWKDKKAAGESLRQILDWDFKRIILAHGDLVEENAKGMLIAAWKGLLRSHVAKTTQEQSEKHIA